CCCCCCGCCGGCGACGCATGCGGCACATACGGCACCCCAGCAGAGTGTCACCGTCAAGATCGGCGATAACAACTTCATGCCCACGCCGCTGTCCGTGGCGGCGGGCACCACCGTCACCTGGGTCAACACCGGGAAGGTCACCCACAACGTGTCGTCGGTCGATCTTCCGGCGATGCGCTCGGCCAGCCTGCATCCTGGTGAGAGTTACAGCTACACTTTCAGCACCCCCGGTATCTTCACGTACTACTGCTCTTACCATGAAGCCATGAGCGCCACGATCAACGTCACCAAGCGCTGAGCGGGCCTGTTCTTCTCGCAACGTCCTCTCTTCTAGCCGACCGCCCTCCATTCGTAGGACGTCTCGTTGTTCCGGCGCTTGCTCGCTGTTTGAGGTGGCCTCGCTGGCGGGATGTTTCGCCGTATCGTCGTGATCGCCCGTCCTGACGCCCATTTGATGACCGTGCGCCCGCTTAAGTCTGAGTGGGCGCGTCTTGTTGGTGTCTGCCATATGGATGCAGCACGCGCCAGGGCTAGGTGCGGGGCCTCTTTCTCGAGCAGTGACATCATCGCGAAGACCAGGCCCGCACAGAGCAGGTCTGCGATCATACAGACGATGATCCGCTCCCACGGCACCGGTTCAATCGGGACATTGTTCGACCCACTGCTGAGCACCATCGGATCCAAGGAATTCTGTCGAATCTGTCCGGCGACAAACACGCCAAAGAATACGAATATGGTGAGGCTGGCCCAGTTCAGACCAAGAGAGGCCGCTCTGATTGTCCGGCCCGCCAGAGAGAATCCAAGGACAGACCGGCCACCGCCGCGATCAGTCCCAGGACGATGCCCCATTTCAAGAGACGCTGCATCCACTGAGACTGCTTATGTGGGGTGGGCATGTTCTTGACCCTAGTGCACGTTGCACGTGAGACCAGGAAGGCCGTCGTTGGCGTATGCGAAATGTCAACTGTATGGAGCATACGCCGCGGCTCCTGTGACTGCAGGACTTGATGGGATCAGGCGATGCTCTCGTGCTGGTCGCAGCTGGCCTGTACCGAAGAAGTGTTCCGCACGCTTTCTGATCAGGAGCGTTCAGGCTTTTTTCTCCCACAGGCATCTCGTTGGCCCAAGCGAACCTGACAGGTGCCGTTCTCTTCAAGCCACGGGTTCAGGGTCTTGCAACGCTGATCTGCCCAGACTTGAAGGCGACGCGGCTCCTGTGCCCCCAGTGCGCCCAGAACTCCTGCGGAACCGCTCCCGGCACGTCATAGCGCAGATACAGATAGCCCGCCTTGGTGTCGTCCAGCCCGGCATTCACTTCGCAGCGCGACAGGGTCGGTGTGGTGAGCGTCTGAAAGTGCTCGTCCTGACTGAGCAGTGCCTGGGCCGCCGTGAGCAGGGCGTGATCGTGCTCACTGGCGGGTCGATCCGCGCCAAGGACCGTGATGGAGGAAGAGAGGGGAGACGTGGGGTGATCAGGACTGGTCATCGAACTCCTCGGAAGCCAGCCGACGCTGCGCTGGCAGCGTCGGTGAAGCACTGGGTGGCATGGGTACGGCCATAATTGCTGTCGCCGGCCGGCAGATGATAGATGCCCGCCTTGCTCAGTTTGACGGGTGCGGACAGTGGACAGCTGCCATCGACCAGAGGCGCGACACTGGCCCTCGTCGGCGGCTGGGCGGGAATCTGCTGAACGGCGGTGGGTGCTGGAGCAGACGCTGTTCCTGACGAGACAGGGGACACGCCTCCAGGCAGCGGGCCGACGTACTTCACGTAGGCCGTGGTCCAGTTGGTGGCAATCGCCCGCTGAGCCTCCTGCATGGTGATGGTCCCTGAGCAGGCGAGGGCGTGGAGTTTGTTCTCCAAGGTGTCTTTGATGTGCGCATTGAGCGGCTGGGTCTTGAAGGACTCGGGAAACAGATTCTTCGCACTGTTCGACCCGCCCAGTTCCAGACTGATGATGTGGTCGATTTCGTACTCGCCGGGCAGTCGACTGGTAATTCCATATTCCTTGTAGATCTGATTTTTCAGACTCTGTGGCACATTGCGAACCGTCTGGGTATAGCCGCTCTTGCAGATGATGGCGGGATCGCTGGTCAGCACGTCGCCTGGACTGAGTTTGGGATCAGGCAGGATCGGTGCAGCCATGTTGTACGTCGCGGCCAACGCCGACGAGGTCATGGCCAGCAGGAACAAGCCAACGCGGAGGGGTTGCATGCCCGCAGTGTAGGCGCCGATTCTTTCATAGGGCTGATCAAGGGGGGTGGTAAAGGACAGCTTGGACGTGTCGCAGGTCTTGCACTCGGCGAAGAACTGCCGCTGGCTCTCGCGGGTTCGCAGCTTGCCGTTGCAGGTCTTGTATTTCAAGTCGATGTGGGTGTTGCCGTCACAGGCCAGACACTTGAAGGAGGAGCCGTACTGTCCATACGCCACTTCCAGCTGTTCGCTGGTGCACGTCGAACAGGTAACCGGTGGGAAAGGAGAAGAGGCCTGCGCTGGCGGACTGCCTGCTGTACTGGTCCGACGGCAGCGTACACCTCGGTGTTCGCCGGTGTTGCCTGTCTGCCTGCTGGTGATGCCGATCGCGGGGCAGGTATAGGGAAACGTTCCGGCGCACGGTTTCTCTGCTGTTCTCGGTGGGCGTTTCGCAGCTACGCACTGGTGCGGATCAGTTCCTCGGGCTTGAGCGTCATGCCCCACTCTTTTGCGCGTGGGTCTTTGCTCATTGGGTGGGCCAGCGCGGCCTGCTTACGCCTCAGGTCGCGCACACGGTCTACCACCTGATCGGCTTTGCGGACCTCGGGCAGTTCGTCCCGGTGCTCGATGACAGCCTGATCGCTGATCGCCACCACCACATCGAACACGAACATCCCGAAGCCCCGCTGCACCAGTCCGAACAGCGCCTTGTCCAGCAACTCCGCATACCGGGCACGCAACTGCTTGCGGAGGAAGTCCGCCTGTCACCTTGCCTGCAACACCAGAGAAGGCATGCCGGTCCAGCGTCCGTTCCACTGCCGAGTCCACATCGTCGCGCTCGTTGATGCGAACCGCTGAGGTGACGCTCTTGCTCTCGATGACGATGGCCCCGTGGCGTTGGAGGATCAGGTGATCGATCTGGGCCACGTCTGCGCCGTGTTCGAGGCGCAGATTGTGGAAGACGTGTAGGGCGGGATCGTCCCCGAAGGCCCGCTTGAGGTAGATGGCCATCTGCTTCTCGGCCTCGTCGCCGGCCCGCTGGAAGCGGTCACTGGCGGGTGGGGCGGTGTAGTCTTTGGCGATCACCGGTAGCCTCACGGTACGGAAATGAGTCTGATAGCCGTGGCACAAGGTGCGGAGACGTGCAGAACGAATTCACCCGCGAGTTGGAGGCGGAGATGCCCTCTCTGTCACCAGGCTCAGCGCCAGGCCCGGATCGAGCAGCCGTCCTATCGCCTGCTGTGGGTGGTGGCGGTGGGATCCGCTTCGACGCGATGGGGGCGTGCCGCCAGACTGCTGCCGCGAAGAGGGGAGTGGGCGTGATGGACCGTCGGGACATGATTCAACTGGGTGCTCAACGGTGTGTAGGTAAACCAGCGCTGCGCCTGAACCCCGGTGCCGCTGCCCCCGCTCCGGCGGGGGTTTGCCAGTGGTTGTGTTGCCTTAACTGGCGGTGCGGCAGGTTGAGGGCGGGGTGATCTGAACTTCAAACCACCCCTGCCGCGACGGTCAACCATGTCTGGAACGCTGTGTCCTGGTTATTTCTTCGGGTGGCGGCGGTGACGCTGGTTCGGGAATGAGGGTGAAGGTTGGTCACTCGGGCGTGTAAATTCAGGAACTCTATAGCACGTTTCCGTCGTCTGAATCCTTGCTGACATCCCTCTTGTCGTCGTGTGGATCGGTGTTCTTGTTCGATGATGTTGTTGCACCGTACCGTGGAGATCACCTGCTGATGGTCGACGCCCTTCAAGCTCGGGATCTCTCGGAGTGCGGCCCCATTGCTGCGGAGCTGATCGGTATGGATGACCTCGGGGACATCGTATTCTCCCAGCAACCGGGTCAGGAAGGTCTTTGCCGCTTCGGTGTCCCGATGCCGCTGAAGGAGGAGGTCAAGCACAAAACCGTGCTCGTCGACAGCCCTCCACAGCGGGTGTCGAACGCCATCCACTGTTGTACAGACTTCATCCAAAGACTATCGGGAACCCCGGCGGGGTTCTCGATACCGCAATTCTTCCGTGAACAGAGGACCGAAGTGTATGCACCACTCGCGGAGCGTCTCGTGGCTCACTTGAAGGCCACGCTGGTGGAGCAATTCCTGCACGTCACGGTAGCTGAAGGGAAAGCGGTGGTACAACCAAACCGCGTGCTGAATGATTGTCATCGGAAAGCGGTGGCGGTCGGGCTTGACGTCGGTCACGGTGGGTCAGCCTACCCTGATCCAGTGAAGGCAACATAACCGGTAAAACTATTTCTGGTACTGTCCGTCCTTGGCGACTTTATTGGCGGCACTCTGCATCTGGATTAGCGCCTGATCGACGGTGCTCTGACCGCTGAGGGCACCCGCGAGATACTGCCCGGCCAGCGTGCCGAGCGCCTGAAATTCGGGGATGGCCACGTACTGGATGCCGGTATACGGCACCGGGTCTTTGGTGGCCTTGGTCACATCTGCCCGCTGGATGCTGTTCACCACGATGTTGCTGAACGCGCCCGCAGCCTCGACATACTTGGCGCTGTGGTAGGTGCTCAGACGCGTTCCGGGCGGCACCGACGCCCAGCTGCCCTTGGTCTTGGCGACCAGCGCGATGTACTCCTGGCTGGTGGCCCAGGTGATGAACTTGAAGGCCGCGTTGGCCTGCTTGGTGCTTTTGGGAATCGCCAGATTCCAACTCCAGAACCAGTTGCTGCCCCGCGGTGTGCCAGGACCAGTCGGGGCATTGGCGAAGCCCACGGTCTTGACGATCTTACTGCTGCTCGGGTCACGCAGGAAGCCGGCAGCGACCGTCGCATCGACCCACATGCCGCATTTCCCCTGACTCATCAGCGTCAGATTCTCGGTGAAGCCATTCGCCGTCGCGCCGGGCGGGCCATACTTTTTCAGCGTCTCGACATAGAACGTCATCGCGGCTTTCCACGCGGGGCTGTTGAGCTGTGCCTGCCAGTTGGTGTCGTACCAGCGACCGCCGAAGGTATTGACCATGGTATCGAACAGCGCCATGTTTTCACCCCAGCCCGGCAGTCCGCGCAGACAGATGCCGTACACGCCGTTCTTCGGATCATTGACCTT
The Deinococcus sp. KNUC1210 genome window above contains:
- a CDS encoding plastocyanin/azurin family copper-binding protein — its product is MRVRSQSGCTHGRPDHDHPDHDPPPATHAAHTAPQQSVTVKIGDNNFMPTPLSVAAGTTVTWVNTGKVTHNVSSVDLPAMRSASLHPGESYSYTFSTPGIFTYYCSYHEAMSATINVTKR